The Nitrosomonas communis genome has a segment encoding these proteins:
- a CDS encoding catalase family protein codes for MPPLIHHSISTRLAVLLSSLIFVTACSIPEESLLSNTVHAAHSGSEPTLASNIEYDIELGESPWPGEEAATLAITKNIEQAIKSRYMDNLPALRHVHTKAHGCVLADFQVNKALRDEHQHGVFQPGAHYKAWIRFSNGSSDPTAEDKEGDGRGMAIKLMGVPGEKLLTDENHTQDFLMINHPVFFINDPQKYLSFIQARNSSSLLARLSALLSLGVEGSIIAAKISGKKTGNPLYLRYWSMVPYQLGSGANRRAMKYSAKPCTQMDNTLPSVKWQDPNYLRAAMQQHLSTNDACFEFMLQTRDTSTPASAALSVEMSTSEWEENVAPFFKVATITIPKQDFDKPAQHKFCENLSYTPWHSVSEHRPLGGVNRIRKVVYSSIASLRRSMNAITPAEPTGIEFFKPD; via the coding sequence ATGCCACCACTCATCCACCACTCAATTTCAACAAGGCTGGCAGTACTTTTATCAAGTCTGATATTTGTGACCGCTTGCAGTATCCCGGAAGAAAGTTTGCTTTCAAACACCGTGCACGCAGCGCACTCAGGCAGCGAGCCGACACTGGCCAGCAACATCGAATATGACATTGAGCTCGGCGAATCGCCTTGGCCAGGAGAAGAAGCTGCAACGCTGGCTATCACGAAAAACATCGAGCAAGCGATCAAATCGCGTTATATGGATAACCTTCCTGCGCTCCGCCACGTTCATACCAAAGCACATGGTTGCGTGCTGGCGGACTTCCAGGTTAATAAAGCGCTTCGGGACGAACACCAGCACGGCGTCTTCCAGCCTGGTGCCCACTATAAGGCTTGGATACGCTTTTCAAACGGCAGCAGCGACCCAACGGCCGAAGACAAGGAAGGAGACGGGCGGGGCATGGCGATCAAACTCATGGGTGTTCCCGGAGAAAAACTTCTGACCGATGAGAACCATACTCAGGATTTTTTAATGATTAATCATCCCGTGTTCTTCATTAATGATCCACAGAAATATTTGAGCTTCATTCAAGCGCGCAACAGCTCAAGTCTGTTAGCCCGGTTATCCGCACTACTCTCGCTCGGGGTAGAAGGCTCGATCATCGCGGCAAAGATCAGTGGCAAGAAAACCGGCAACCCGCTCTATTTGCGCTACTGGTCGATGGTACCTTATCAGTTAGGCTCTGGTGCGAACCGTCGGGCAATGAAATACTCCGCAAAACCTTGCACTCAAATGGACAACACTCTTCCGTCAGTCAAGTGGCAGGACCCCAATTATTTGCGCGCAGCGATGCAGCAACACCTCAGCACTAATGACGCTTGCTTTGAATTTATGCTCCAGACGCGTGATACCAGCACACCTGCCAGCGCAGCGCTCAGCGTCGAGATGTCCACGAGTGAATGGGAGGAGAATGTCGCACCATTTTTTAAAGTTGCCACTATCACGATCCCCAAACAAGATTTCGACAAGCCAGCACAACACAAATTTTGTGAAAATCTTTCGTACACGCCCTGGCACTCGGTATCCGAACATCGACCGCTCGGCGGGGTCAACCGGATCCGCAAAGTTGTTTACTCATCCATTGCCAGCCTTAGGCGCAGTATGAACGCTATCACGCCGGCCGAGCCGACAGGTATTGAATTTTTTAAACCAGATTGA